A single Paenibacillus kribbensis DNA region contains:
- the nirD gene encoding nitrite reductase small subunit NirD codes for MEINTTTTSRIRVANLSDIDLQGARTVRIRNIEVALFRLSDGSVRALENRCPHKGGRLSEGMICGSAVHCPLHDWKIDLSSGQVQEPDTGCVTTFPTEIDRESGAVYIVI; via the coding sequence ATGGAGATCAACACGACAACAACCAGTAGAATCAGAGTAGCCAATCTGAGCGATATTGATCTACAGGGAGCCCGTACAGTTCGTATTCGTAATATAGAGGTGGCCCTATTTCGCCTGAGCGACGGAAGCGTTCGTGCGCTTGAAAACCGTTGTCCGCATAAAGGTGGACGCCTATCCGAAGGAATGATATGTGGCTCAGCAGTCCATTGTCCGCTCCATGACTGGAAAATTGACCTGTCCAGCGGTCAGGTGCAAGAACCGGATACCGGTTGTGTGACAACTTTCCCGACAGAGATTGATCGTGAAAGCGGAGCTGTTTATATCGTAATCTAA